Proteins encoded by one window of Cloeon dipterum chromosome 4, ieCloDipt1.1, whole genome shotgun sequence:
- the LOC135942197 gene encoding neprilysin-11-like: protein MEDIEMESKKKKGDANQVEKSQLRSSRLILIVLGVMILALSVGVILLGYSLYSESTEGKPKLCLTDECIASADRIVSSMNTSVDPCDNFYEFACGGYVDTNSNYGNGFVNRFNELGDLTSYRVLRIFDEGIIPSMPETVKQAIEYYEKCIDEDTRNKIGVEPMLKHIESLGLPRVPIQDGTAIEPSPWPQLEGNGVDARRAAKELNDLDHRLQTARLVYPSEMNEKLMTVAELQAQSDVNVTSNDPNRFDWSEFLTSYLEESVLKFDIKKDKILVKNPQVIKDTFEVLYNTPPETIELYTWFYYFYSMAPFTTPDLYEAYVATDIYAKLFGGPPRNLKKRCSYFARGLFHNAISHEYLERYFDKERKEKTEVMVHDIHDAFTQLIKGLDWMDEKTKTFALEKVDAVKPNIGYPKWFFVPGALDERNFFIKDVRGDWLTMNINKFVVAFKKHDPYKFKNDTNWLGMSKIEINAFYVPQLVAVYFPAGILQAPFAGNGLASLNYGAIGAVIGHEFTHGFDNKGHKYDKNGEKNNWWSKETKENFDERVQCMIDQYSKFHIPELGPDVKLDGKKTANENIADNGGMREALIAYDLFKSRQVGNEKKGTEKLHDLQPDLPGLANYTHKQLFFLGFANMWCQNPSPAVLNILLKWDVHSPGRERVLGTLSNTKEFADAWNCPAGSKMNPEDKCVVW, encoded by the exons ATGGAGGACATCGAAATGGAGTCAAAG aagaaaaagggAGATGCTAACCAAGTAGAAAAGAGCCAGTTAAGGAGTAGCAG gctCATCCTAATTGTGCTAGGGGTTATGATTCTGGCCTTGTCAGTGGGAGTGATTCTCCTGGGTTACTCTCTCTACTCAGAGA gTACTGAGGGGAAGCCAAAGCTCTGCCTGACTGATGAATGCATCGCGTCAG ccGACAGGATTGTTTCCTCCATGAACACGAGTGTTGACCCTTGCGACAATTTCTACGAGTTTGCTTGTGGCGGTTACGTCGACACTAACTCGAATTATGGAAATGGATTTGTAAACCGCTTTAATGAGCTAGGAGACCTTACATCTTATCGAGTCTTAC GTATTTTCGACGAAGGAATTATTCCGTCAATGCCTGAGACAGTTAAGCAAGCGATAGAATACTACGAAAAATGCATTGACGAGG ACACACGGAATAAAATTGGAGTGGAGCCAATGTTGAAGCATATCGAATCTCTCGGCCTGCCCAGAGTCCCTATTCAGGACGGCACCGCAATCGAACCTTCTCCCTGGCCCCAG CTTGAGGGAAATGGAGTGGATGCCAGGCGTGCAGCTAAGGAGCTGAATGATTTAGACCATAGGCTGCAAACGGCGAGATTGGTTTATCCCTccgaaatgaatgaaaagttGATGACTGTCGCTGAACTTCAGGCTCAGTCAGATGTAAACGTTACCAGCAATGATCCAAACCGG TTCGACTGGTCAGAATTCCTGACAAGCTACTTGGAAGAATCGGTATTGAAATTCGATATTAAGAAAGATAAAATCCTCGTGAAAAATCCACAAGTTATCAAAGACACTTTCGAAGTTTTGTACAACACTCCTCCCGAGACCATAG aaCTCTACACGTGGTTCTACTATTTCTATTCAATGGCGCCGTTCACCACGCCAGACTTGTATGAAGCGTACGTCGCAACAGACATTTACGCTAAACTATTCGGTGGACCACCAAGAAACCTGAAGAAAAGATGCAGCTACTTTGCCCGCGGCCTTTTCCACAACGCCATCAGCCACGAATACCTCGAAAGATATTTtgataaagaaagaaaggaaaag acGGAGGTGATGGTGCATGACATTCACGATGCGTTTACCCAGCTGATCAAAGGTCTCGACTGGATGGacgaaaaaacaaaaacattcgCCCTGGAAAAGGTTGATGCTGTCAAGCCGAATATTGGATATCCGAAATGGTTCTTTGTTCCTGGAGCTCTGGACGAACGAAACTTCTTT aTTAAGGATGTCAGAGGAGACTGGCTGACGATGaacatcaataaatttgtagtTGCCTTCAAAAAACACGATCCCTACAAATTCAAAAACGATACAAATTGGCTTGGCAtgtctaaaattgaaataaatgctttttatgTTCCCCAACTTGTCGCCGTTT ACTTTCCTGCTGGAATCCTACAAGCACCATTCGCCGGAAACGGACTTGC atcTCTGAATTACGGTGCGATTGGAGCGGTCATTGGTCACGAATTTACGCACGGTTTCGACAATAAAG GGCATAAATATGATAAGAAtggtgaaaaaaacaattggtGGTCGAAAGAAACTAAAGAAAACTTCGATGAACGCGTCCAGTGCATGATCGACCAATACAGCAAATTCCACATCCCTGAACTTGGACCCGACGtgaag CTTGACGGCAAAAAAACCGCTAATGAAAACATCGCAGACAACGGAGGCATGCGTGAAGCTCTAATCGCCTACGATCTGTTCAAGTCACGCCAGGTTGGCAATGAAAAAAAGGGCACTGAAAAGCTCCACGACCTTCAGCCTGACCTGCCAGGTCTCGCCAACTACACGCACAAACAACTTTTCTTCCTCGGCTTTGCAAAT aTGTGGTGTCAAAACCCATCGCCAGCtgttttgaacattttattaaaatgggaCGTGCACAGCCCTGGTCGTGAAAGGGTCCTGGGCACTCTTTCCAACACCAAGGAGTTTGCCGACGCGTGGAATTGTCCTGCAGGTTCGAAAATGAACCCTGAAGACAAATGCGttgtttggtaa
- the LOC135942198 gene encoding endothelin-converting enzyme homolog has protein sequence MQEIEIESNEEKKKQDGSSSSVVPVFLVAGVLILLVLAVLMGYVLVSAAKKPELCLSNDCIASANRIISSMNKSVDPCDNFYEFACGGYIDSHPISDTGASSRFGDLAEVIDYRVMRILDGGIFPSMPETVKQVIDYYHKCIDKDTLKTIGVEPMLKNIESLGLPKIPLQNTKLEKGEIDAKKAAKKLFDLDDRLNNTIFSREDTKPAETWVTVAELQDMTDRLMANKDSIKVYNLPIINSQISKSIKESVGGHWKLRCSYMARQVFHNAVSYEYLTRYFDNKTVEKTEVMVHDIHDAFAQLIKGLDWMDEQTKNYALEKLDAIKPNVGYPKWFFVPGALDERNFFIKDVRGDWLKMNLNKFVVTFKKYDDFRFNDTDWLGISKIVVNAFYTNSLVGILPDLPAGILDAPFTTNGLPSLNYGAIGAVIGHEFTHGFDNHGHTIDKHGKKNNWWSNETLAKFDERVQCMIDQYNKFHFPEIGPNVTLNGTQTINENIADNGGMREALIAYDMFKYRQTHDGSDVLPDPEPYLPGLSEYSHKQLFFLGFGNMWCKNTSPNYLERIMKIDVHSPGRERVLGTLANTKEFAEAWKCPEGSKMNPADKCIVW, from the exons ATGCAGGAAATCGAAATTGAATCAAAC gaggagaaaaagaaacaGGATGGCTCCAGCAGCAG TGTCGTCCCGGTTTTTCTGGTGGCCGGGGTTCTGATTTTGTTAGTGCTAGCCGTTCTGATGGGCTACGTTCTCGTCTCTGCAGCGAAGAAACCAGAACTCTGCTTGAGCAATGATTGCATCGCCTCAG CTAACAGGATTATTTCCTCCATGAACAAGAGTGTCGATCCTTGTGACAATTTCTACGAGTTTGCGTGCGGTGGTTACATCGACTCTCACCCCATATCTGACACAGGAGCTTCAAGCCGCTTTGGCGACTTGGCGGAAGTAATAGATTACCGAGTGATGA GAATACTTGATGGCGGTATTTTCCCGTCAATGCCTGAAACGGTTAAGCAAGTGATCGATTACTACCACAAATGCATCGACAAGG ACACGCTGAAAACAATCGGGGTGGAACCGATGTTGAAGAATATCGAATCTCTCGGCCTGCCTAAAATCCCCCTGCAGAACACCAAA CTCGAGAAAGGCGAAATTGACGCCAAGAAAGCAGCTAAGAAACTTTTCGACCTGGACGATAGGTTGAACAATACGATTTTTAGTAGAGAAGACACTAAACCTGCCGAAACCTGGGTGACTGTCGCTGAACTTCAAGATATGACTGATAGACTCATGGCCAACAAAGATTCAATCAAGGTTTACAATTTACCAATAATCAATTCACAAATAAGTAAATCCAT AAAAGAATCTGTTGGTGGCCACTGGAAGCTGAGGTGCAGCTACATGGCCCGCCAAGTGTTCCACAACGCCGTCAGCTACGAATACCTTACCAGATACTTTGACAACAAAACAGTGGAAAAG ACGGAGGTGATGGTGCATGACATTCACGATGCGTTTGCCCAGCTGATCAAAGGTCTCGACTGGATGGACgaacaaaccaaaaattacgCCCTGGAAAAACTTGATGCTATCAAGCCGAATGTTGGATATCCGAAATGGTTCTTTGTTCCTGGAGCTCTGGACGAACGAAACTTCTtt attaagGATGTCAGAGGAGACTGGCTGAAGATGAAcctcaataaatttgttgtgACCTTCAAAAAATACGACGATTTCCGTTTCAATGACACAGATTGGCTCGGCATTTCAAAGATTGTGGTCAATGCTTTTTATACAAATAGTTTAGTCGGAATTt taccaGACCTTCCTGCTGGAATTTTGGACGCTCCCTTTACTACGAATGGACTTCC ATCTTTGAATTACGGAGCGATTGGAGCGGTCATTGGGCACGAGTTCACGCACGGCTTCGACAATCACg GCCATACTATTGACAAACATGGTAAGAAGAACAATTGGTGGTCAAACGAAACCCTGGCAAAATTCGATGAGCGCGTCCAGTGCATGATCGACCAATACAACAAATTCCACTTCCCTGAAATTGGACCCAACGTTACG TTGAATGGCACTCAAACCATCAATGAAAACATCGCAGACAACGGAGGAATGCGTGAAGCTCTAATCGCCTACGACATGTTCAAATACCGCCAGACGCACGACGGCTCTGACGTCCTCCCCGACCCTGAGCCTTACCTGCCAGGTCTTTCGGAATACTCGCACAAGCAACTGTTCTTCCTTGGCTTTGGCAAC atGTGGTGCAAAAATACATCGCCAAACTATTTGGaaagaattatgaaaatagatgTGCACAGCCCTGGTCGTGAAAGGGTCCTGGGCACTCTTGCCAACACAAAGGAGTTCGCTGAGGCGTGGAAATGCCCTGAAGGATCGAAAATGAATCCGGCCGACAAGTGCATCGTTTGGTAA
- the LOC135942200 gene encoding endothelin-converting enzyme homolog, with the protein MKDQFDKLNFEDDVTMSGNKTFKENIADHGGLREALFAYDLLKHRQTNNSLPDPEPHLPGLTNYSHKQLFFLGFANRSFESRLGKMQNVFSVESKNGKKMRQSGISRLIILLVVLVLMFAVISAILIIELNKQVPGKIEEKVQTNVCTSDECIYSASSIISSMDSSVDPCDDFYMFACGGYIETHPNSGKESSNDGGGNKLEEIVHYRIKKIFNEGISPSMPETVKQTIDYYDKCIDEDTHNKIGLELVFRKLESMGLPRIHPMQKLEFNHKIDIITPWPKVLIRGDKITGKTPFFSIEIELKNGKRYLACKNQEQVFDRWIFETFFKTLNSHFKKDVIKVNVAHHELIDFQDKLSKFQFNDQGQTWMSVAELQKLTDENVTLFDWNEFLTSYLEDSIFMFNLEKDKILVKNNVKHLFDLLKNTSALVLDFHNWFFYFFSMAPYSTTRFRDRYDKVDLFPDISGPNPKDTKERCIGKARDLFPDAITYAYLSKYFDVERKQKTEAMVNDIHQAFIQLIKGLDWMDEPTKTIALEKLDAVQANVGYPNWLFVPGALDERNIFIKDVKGDWLTMNLEKDIVLTKKFAIKKYFSHWTGLSSTVVDVQYGEDVVICRIIETNGNKNWWSKETEKKFTERVHCMINQLIKLIYPDLKPSVKLNGTLPVSENYADHGGLREALIVYDLLKYRQTHNGTHVLPDPEPYLPGLTGYSHKQLFFLRYANMWCKNEAPSERFNPARHRVLGTLINSKHFAEAWKCPAGSKMNPVDKCILW; encoded by the exons ATGAAAGACCAATTCGACAAACTCAACTTTGAAGACGATGTTACG ATGAGCGGTAATAAAACCTTCAAGGAAAACATCGCCGACCACGGAGGCCTGCGCGAGGCTCTATTTGCCTACGACCTTTTGAAACATCGCCAGACGAACAACAGCCTCCCAGACCCTGAACCTCACCTGCCAGGTCTCACTAACTACTCGCACAAGCAACTATTCTTCCTGGGCTTTGCCAAT AGAAGCTTTGAGAGTCGGCTCGGCAAAATGCAGAACGTGTTCAGTGTTGAATCAAAAAAT GGGAAGAAAATGCGCCAATCGGGCATCAG ccGGCTTATCATTTTGCTTGTGGTCTTGGTCCTGATGTTTGCGGTGATTTCTGCAATCTTGATCATCGAATTGAACAAACAAG TTCCTGGAAAAATCGAGGAAAAGGTCCAAACCAATGTTTGCACGTCGGACGAATGCATCTATTCag CCAGCAGCATTATTTCATCCATGGATTCAAGTGTCGATCCCTGTGACGATTTTTACATGTTTGCTTGCGGCGGATACATCGAGACTCACCCAAATTCGGGAAAAGAATCATCAAACGACGGTGGGGGTAACAAGCTGGAAGAAATTGTTCACTATCGAATCAAAA aaatCTTTAACGAAGGAATTTCACCTTCAATGCCTGAAACCGTGAAACAGACGATTGACTACTACGACAAATGCATTGACGAAG acACGCACAATAAGATTGGGCTGGAGCTAGTGTTCAGGAAGCTCGAATCGATGGGGTTGCCAAGAATACATCCAATGCAAAAACTGGAGTTCAACCACAAAATCGATATTATTACTCCGTGGCCCAAGGTCTTGATTCGAGGAGACAAAATAACTGGCAAAACTCCGTTCTTTTCCATTGAAATTGAACTGAAGAACGGAAAAAGATATTTGGCG tgcAAAAATCAAGAGCAAGTATTTGATAGGTGGATATTTGAGACTTTCTTCAAAACGCTCAACAGTCac TTTAAGAAGGATGTAATTAAAGTCAATGTAGCACATCATGAACTTATCGACTTTCAAGATAAGCTGtcgaaatttcaattcaatgaTCAAGGTCAAACTTGGATGAGTGTGGCTGAACTGCAGAAGTTGACGGATGAAAATGTTACActg TTTGACTGGAACGAGTTCCTGACGAGCTACTTGGAAGACTCCATTTTTATGTTCAACCTGGAGAAGGACAAAATCCTTGTAAAAAATAACGTAAAACATCTGTTTGATTTGCTGAAGAACACGTCCGCTCTGGTGTTag ATTTCCACAACTGGTTCTTCTATTTCTTCTCGATGGCTCCTTACTCAACGACTCGCTTTCGAGATAGATACGATAAGGTGGACCTTTTCCCCGACATCTCCGGTCCTAATCCAAAAGACACGAAGGAGAGGTGCATCGGGAAGGCCCGCGACCTTTTCCCGGACGCAATCACATATGCATacctgagtaaatactttgacgtggaaagaaagcaaaag ACGGAGGCGATGGTAAATGACATTCACCAGGCATTCATCCAGCTGATCAAAGGTCTAGACTGGATGGACGAACCAACTAAAACAATCGCCCTGGAAAAACTTGATGCTGTCCAGGCGAATGTTGGATATCCGAATTGGTTGTTCGTTCCAGGAGCTCTTGACGAGCGAAACatcttt attaagGATGTCAAAGGAGACTGGCTTACCATGAATTTGGAAAAAGACATTGTGCTTACCAAAAAATTCGCTATAAAGAAATACTTCTCACACTGGACAGGCTTATCCAGTACTGTAGTGGATGTTCAATATGGGGAAGACGTCGTGATTT GTCGAATTATCGAAACaaacggaaataaaaattggtggTCAAAAGAAACCGAGAAAAAATTCACTGAGCGCGTCCATTGCATGATCAACCAActaatcaaattaatctaCCCTGATCTAAAACCCAGCGTTAAG CTGAACGGCACTTTGCCCGTCAGTGAAAACTACGCCGACCACGGAGGCCTGCGTGAAGCTCTAATCGTCTACGACCTGTTGAAATATCGCCAGACGCACAACGGCACTCACGTCCTCCCTGACCCTGAGCCTTACCTGCCAGGTCTCACTGGCTACTCGCACAAGCAACTTTTCTTCCTGCGCTATGCCAAT ATGTGGTGTAAAAATGAAGCTCCAAGCGAAAGGTTCAACCCTGCTCGTCATAGGGTCCTAGGCACCCTGATAAACAGCAAGCACTTTGCTGAAGCGTGGAAATGCCCTGCTGGATCGAAAATGAATCCGGTTGACAAGTGCATCCTCTGGTAg